Below is a genomic region from Corallococcus silvisoli.
GAGCACCATGAACAGCGCTCCCAGTTGTCGGTACTCGGGAGGCCCCACGAACATGAGCAGGATGGACAGCAAGGCGCCCAGAGGAACCAGCAGGGCGAAGTGCGTGGGCACGTTCGAGCCGGCCAGGCCCGGGCCTGGCTGCATTGAACGCTCACGGCTGGAGACCGGCTCGAAGACGACCACTTCGCCTGGTGCCAGCGCCTTGCGGACAGGCTGCCGAAGCAATGCATCCAGCCGCGTCAATGCGTCCTCGAGGGTCACGTCCGCGGGCGCCACCGTCAAGGTGTCCAGCCGTTGCCGCGCGAGCCGGGTGAGCCGCTCGCGTTGCGCCGAGAGCGCCCGTGCCTGTCGCAGCACCGGCAGGTCCTCCGCCCACGCCTCCACCCCCGCGCGGTGGCGCACACGCTCCAGCGCCTCCCGCACCCTCCCGGCCCCAGCCACGAGCGCGGACACCTGCTCCGCCTGCTTCAGGAACCGGCGTTTCCAGCCACGGGCCGACAGCACGACTTCCAGCTCCGCGTGGGGGCGCAGCGCCCCGGAGATGATCTCCGCACGTCCCTCCAGGACCCGCTCTGCCTCCAGCGCGGATTCAGCAAGGTCGCCAGCGGCGGGGCTCGTTCGTGTGCGTTGGGACATCACGGCCGAAGCATACCGGCACGCGGGTTGCCCGTGGGGTGCATCCGGAATCACGCGGTGAGAGGAGGCAAGTCCTTTGCTTTGCACGGCGAGGGAAGATCAACTGTCCCCCGCCGGCGTGGGACGAGCTCGCGTCACCGAGATGGCAGGGGAGCACCGACGATGGCGAAGATGAGGTGTCCGGATTGCGGCTCGCCGCTCGACCGCACGGGGCTCGAGCCAGGCGCTGGAGTCACCTGCCCCTGCGGGTATGAGTCACACGCCCCGCGGAGCCCCCTCCGGAAGCGGATCTTCTTCGTGCTCGGCCTGTTGACGTGCCTGTTTCTGGGGGTGGTGACCGCCAATACGATTCGTGAGTTCAGTCGATTCGGTCAGCGCACCCGCGCGGCGGAGTGCAAGGCGAACCTGAAGGCCTGGTACCGGGCGCAGCGGGACCACTACCGAGACACGCGGACCTACGAGCCTGTGTTCGCGAAGGTGGGCTTCGCGCCCGAGCGGAGCAACCGCTACGCGTACTTCGCGGGACAGGGGCCGATGGAGGTCCGCGATGAAGCACGCAGCGGGGCTCGTGACGAGGCGGTGTCCATCGGCGTGGACACTTTCCGGTTCACGGAATCGCGCGCGGTCGACTTCGAGTCGCTTCCTGCGCACGTGAAGTCCCGGATTGGTGTCTCGGGCAGGTGCCCCGACTGCGACATCGTCTTGGTATGCGCGGGAAATACAGACGACGATGAGACGCTGGATGTCTGGGTCGTTTCCACGGGCCCCCTGGACCTCCAGGATGACACCGGAGAGGCCGCCGAGCCTGGCATCCCACTGCATTTCGTGGACGACACGGTGCGCTGAGCACGCCGGGGCGGATACGGCTCCGAGGTACTCCCACGCGTGGCGGCAGCGACACATGCACAGCCCTGGAGAGGAACAGCAGACCCTGGCCGCACGCACCGCGACATCGGCACGTAGCGGTTAGCCACGATTTTCTGGCGATCGTCCGCCAGCGATCATCCACGTGCACCTTCTCCCCCAGGAGTCCCCCATGCGCATCCGTTCCCTCCTCACCGCTGCCGCCCTCCTCTCGATGGCTCCCGTCACGAGCTTCGCGGCCGTTCAATGTAGCTACATCTGCGACGGGGCAAATTGCGATCAGCGCTGCAGCGACGGCATCGTTCCCACCACTTGCCGGGGCGCGGGCTACTGTTTTGACCCGACTCCTGAGTCCGTCTCTTCCGCGTCTGTCACGGAGCAGGAAGCCCAGCGAGCCGAGGACTCCGCCCCGGTCTGCAGTGAGGAGCACCCGGACACAGCGCGGAGCGCAACCGCCGAGAGCTGAGCCATCA
It encodes:
- a CDS encoding fimbrial protein — its product is MLGLLTCLFLGVVTANTIREFSRFGQRTRAAECKANLKAWYRAQRDHYRDTRTYEPVFAKVGFAPERSNRYAYFAGQGPMEVRDEARSGARDEAVSIGVDTFRFTESRAVDFESLPAHVKSRIGVSGRCPDCDIVLVCAGNTDDDETLDVWVVSTGPLDLQDDTGEAAEPGIPLHFVDDTVR